One segment of Paenibacillus rhizovicinus DNA contains the following:
- a CDS encoding PEP-utilizing enzyme produces MNTIRNLFPEDIEELRHLLQTVYRAIYLYQHDRSARLEASMRAAIQSCMPFLERFKPHIPAYKQRYIELLKQPDRMAPYDLIICFDRAIYELHTRLKSGEIANRLPWSKELRDLLNERQEPAPESTEGDDAADTERVDFLTSGVGASRGEAAGVARVILDSVALAKVQPGDILVTPMTDPSFLEVADRIAGLITDRGGLVCHAAILAREFRLPCIVGCRNATQVIPDGEPIMMDTTAGIVTRIAK; encoded by the coding sequence ATGAATACGATCCGTAATTTATTTCCCGAAGACATCGAGGAGCTGCGGCATCTGCTGCAAACCGTTTATCGGGCGATCTACTTGTATCAGCATGACCGTTCGGCTCGGCTTGAAGCATCCATGCGAGCAGCCATACAATCCTGCATGCCTTTCCTGGAACGGTTCAAACCGCATATTCCGGCGTATAAACAGCGTTATATCGAGCTGCTGAAGCAGCCGGACCGTATGGCCCCCTATGATTTGATCATCTGCTTCGACCGTGCGATCTATGAGCTTCATACGCGATTAAAGTCGGGCGAGATTGCCAATCGGCTGCCGTGGAGCAAGGAATTGCGCGATTTGTTGAACGAACGGCAGGAACCGGCGCCTGAGAGTACGGAAGGCGATGATGCGGCTGATACGGAGCGCGTCGATTTCTTAACGAGCGGGGTAGGAGCCTCGAGAGGGGAAGCGGCCGGAGTCGCGCGGGTGATTCTCGATTCTGTCGCGCTTGCGAAAGTCCAGCCTGGGGATATTCTAGTGACGCCGATGACGGATCCTTCGTTCCTTGAAGTCGCCGATCGAATCGCCGGATTGATTACGGACCGCGGCGGTCTGGTCTGCCATGCGGCTATACTTGCCAGGGAGTTCCGCTTGCCTTGCATCGTGGGCTGCCGGAACGCTACGCAGGTCATTCCTGACGGCGAGCCGATCATGATGGACACGACCGCCGGGATCGTCACGAGGATCGCCAAATGA
- a CDS encoding glutathione peroxidase, whose protein sequence is MSIYTYAVKGNDHEQIAMSEYRDKVLLIVNTASRCGYSRHFAGIQKLYETYRGQGFEVLGFPCNQFNAKEPDGDASVLAYCRGEFGVTFPLAAKTDVIGPDAHPLFSYLTAQLPFAGFDASTENGRWMRDFLTEKYPDIYAGNGVKWNFTKFLIDRDGRPAERFETPVEPESLAPAIEALLRR, encoded by the coding sequence ATGTCGATTTATACGTATGCAGTCAAAGGGAACGATCACGAACAGATTGCCATGTCCGAATACCGGGACAAGGTGCTGCTCATCGTCAATACGGCCAGCCGCTGCGGCTATTCGCGCCATTTCGCGGGTATTCAGAAGCTGTATGAAACCTACCGCGGGCAGGGTTTCGAAGTGCTGGGCTTCCCCTGCAATCAGTTCAATGCCAAGGAACCGGACGGGGATGCGTCCGTGCTGGCGTATTGCCGGGGCGAATTCGGCGTGACGTTTCCGCTTGCGGCGAAGACGGACGTAATCGGGCCGGACGCGCATCCGTTGTTTTCTTATTTAACGGCGCAGCTGCCGTTCGCGGGCTTTGATGCATCGACCGAGAACGGAAGGTGGATGCGGGATTTTCTGACGGAGAAATATCCGGACATCTATGCCGGCAACGGAGTCAAATGGAATTTCACCAAATTCCTCATCGACCGGGACGGGCGCCCGGCGGAAAGATTCGAAACGCCGGTCGAACCGGAGTCGTTGGCGCCGGCGATCGAGGCACTGCTGCGGCGTTAA
- a CDS encoding type I glyceraldehyde-3-phosphate dehydrogenase: MGKIALFGFGRIGRQMLRVALQDKLFVPVSISDIKDEGTLAALFEVDTNYKRWPEAVSSREGTMIIGDREIAYINSSKEVPDWNALGVDLVIDCTGRAVTRPVAQVHLDRGAKRVLVSGPSKSLEDCDAVLLKGINLDSFDPDKHRIISMASCTTNALAPVVKLVRENFGIKYGLFSTVHSYTNTQSLTDQPMRDRRDSWAAAENIIPSSSGAAKALKFIWNDLQITGKAYRIPTRTGSIAELNLLTEKPVTAEQINDMFRAAAKEGELKGVLDVLEGEWASSRIVGDSHSSIIDLPLTQVQGELLSVATWYDNEWGYASRLAEVAAFLANS; the protein is encoded by the coding sequence ATGGGGAAAATCGCACTATTCGGCTTTGGCCGTATCGGAAGACAGATGCTTCGCGTCGCGCTGCAGGACAAGCTTTTCGTACCGGTTTCCATTTCGGATATTAAGGATGAAGGCACGTTGGCCGCCTTGTTCGAGGTGGATACCAACTATAAACGCTGGCCGGAGGCGGTATCCTCCCGGGAAGGCACGATGATCATCGGCGACCGCGAGATTGCGTACATCAATTCGTCCAAGGAAGTACCGGACTGGAACGCGCTTGGCGTCGATCTCGTCATCGATTGCACGGGCAGAGCCGTAACTCGTCCCGTTGCGCAGGTCCATCTGGACCGCGGCGCGAAACGCGTGCTGGTCAGCGGGCCGAGCAAGTCGCTTGAGGATTGCGATGCCGTGCTGCTGAAAGGCATCAACCTGGACAGCTTCGACCCGGACAAGCACCGCATCATCAGCATGGCGAGCTGCACGACCAACGCGCTGGCGCCGGTCGTTAAGCTGGTCAGAGAAAACTTCGGCATCAAGTACGGCCTGTTCTCCACCGTTCACTCCTACACCAATACGCAGTCGCTGACGGATCAGCCAATGAGAGATCGCCGCGATTCGTGGGCGGCGGCCGAGAATATTATTCCTTCTTCGTCCGGTGCGGCGAAGGCGCTCAAATTCATTTGGAACGACCTGCAGATTACGGGCAAAGCGTACCGCATCCCGACGCGCACCGGAAGCATCGCCGAGCTGAACCTGCTGACGGAGAAGCCGGTCACCGCCGAGCAGATCAACGATATGTTCCGCGCGGCTGCCAAGGAAGGCGAGCTGAAAGGCGTGCTGGACGTGCTGGAAGGCGAATGGGCGTCATCGCGAATCGTGGGCGACTCTCATTCCTCGATCATCGATCTGCCGCTGACTCAAGTGCAGGGCGAGCTGCTGTCCGTTGCGACCTGGTACGATAACGAATGGGGCTATGCCTCCCGCTTGGCCGAGGTTGCCGCTTTCTTGGCGAATTCATAA
- a CDS encoding ChbG/HpnK family deacetylase: MHPLNERIRLITRADDAGSARTADRAILETIERGIVRNVSVMAVGPSIEHAAELLASKQEVCFGIHATLNAEWTDVRWGPAAPASSVPSLVEPGSGMFKQTPQAFLQHPPSVEDVLTELQAQLERVRSLGFTIGYADQHMVFEWAMPQIAEPFDRWCEREGIRNFRRYGQPLPQAANADGEVHADGEVQQRDPVAAFIARLESAPPGQYLIVGHPGYDDAEMRRMGSPDYPSERVVSDRINERLIYTHPDVLACCERLGIVPIRYDEALLLKA, encoded by the coding sequence ATGCATCCATTGAATGAACGAATCCGGCTCATTACGAGAGCCGACGATGCCGGAAGCGCAAGGACGGCGGACCGCGCCATCTTGGAGACGATCGAGCGCGGCATCGTCCGCAACGTCTCCGTCATGGCCGTCGGGCCGAGCATCGAGCATGCGGCTGAACTGCTGGCAAGCAAGCAAGAGGTCTGCTTCGGCATCCATGCGACGTTGAACGCGGAGTGGACCGATGTCCGCTGGGGACCGGCTGCTCCGGCGAGTTCCGTTCCATCGCTGGTCGAGCCCGGCAGCGGCATGTTCAAGCAGACGCCGCAAGCCTTCTTGCAGCATCCGCCGTCGGTGGAGGATGTGCTGACGGAATTGCAGGCGCAGCTTGAACGCGTCAGAAGCTTGGGCTTCACGATCGGCTACGCGGATCAGCACATGGTGTTCGAATGGGCCATGCCGCAAATCGCCGAGCCGTTCGACCGCTGGTGCGAGCGCGAAGGCATTCGCAACTTCCGTCGCTACGGCCAGCCGCTGCCGCAAGCGGCGAATGCGGACGGCGAAGTGCATGCGGACGGCGAAGTGCAGCAGCGCGATCCCGTCGCGGCATTCATCGCCCGGCTGGAAAGCGCTCCGCCTGGCCAATACCTCATCGTCGGCCATCCCGGCTATGACGATGCGGAAATGCGCCGGATGGGTTCCCCGGACTATCCGTCCGAACGGGTCGTATCGGACCGAATCAACGAGCGGCTGATCTATACGCATCCGGACGTGCTCGCCTGCTGCGAGCGGCTCGGCATCGTGCCGATTCGTTACGATGAAGCGCTGCTTCTTAAGGCATAG
- a CDS encoding glycoside hydrolase family 28 protein, which yields MELNDRIDQAVQRSGNGMQTQTEQQPLLLTKDWKPSADYRVYAGGREVNVHCSEGTSFAIIVCPAAEELVLEVESAAAFSRAVVRPLSTGITPSAVGYKLRFAVRAGHKLSVELDGSAKRPLLLFVQAEESAKPDANDPRVHYYAGGRVYDAGRIVLRSNETLYIEEGAVVRGTVVAEDAAGISVRGRGVLDGSGWRGVRTSDDERRNMIRLVNCERIALEGVTVLDGDSWHVLPIACRDVAITDLNIITFEGTGDGIDIVGCEDVTVAGCFIRSNDDCIAVKAVGYFHPAGCKDVRNVHVSGCVMWNAPWGNALEIGYETSCETIENIVFEDCDIIRCEFEGWQSGGTFTIHNGDRAVVQNVRYDNIRIEDSQEKLVDIKVLHSKYSKDEERGFVRNIRFSNIHIVDGPFPVSVIRGFDEAHLIEDVSFTNLTAYGQLLRSANEARMVVELARGITFE from the coding sequence ATGGAACTTAACGATAGAATAGATCAAGCCGTTCAACGAAGCGGCAACGGCATGCAGACGCAGACAGAGCAGCAGCCGCTGCTCTTAACGAAGGATTGGAAACCTTCCGCGGATTATCGGGTTTACGCCGGCGGCCGCGAAGTGAACGTCCACTGCAGCGAAGGCACGAGCTTCGCGATCATCGTCTGCCCGGCCGCGGAGGAGCTTGTCCTCGAAGTGGAATCGGCCGCCGCGTTCAGCCGCGCGGTCGTGCGCCCTTTGAGCACGGGCATTACGCCGTCCGCGGTCGGTTACAAGCTGCGTTTTGCCGTGCGCGCCGGACATAAGCTGAGCGTGGAGCTGGACGGCAGCGCGAAGCGTCCGCTGCTGCTGTTCGTGCAGGCCGAGGAAAGCGCGAAGCCGGATGCGAATGACCCGCGGGTTCACTACTACGCCGGCGGACGCGTATATGATGCCGGACGCATCGTGCTCCGCTCGAACGAGACGCTGTACATCGAGGAAGGCGCGGTCGTCCGCGGCACGGTCGTCGCCGAAGACGCGGCCGGCATTTCCGTCCGGGGCCGAGGCGTTCTGGACGGTTCCGGCTGGCGCGGCGTCCGAACGTCGGACGACGAGCGGCGCAACATGATCAGGCTCGTGAACTGCGAGCGGATCGCGCTTGAGGGCGTGACGGTGCTCGACGGCGACAGCTGGCATGTCCTGCCGATCGCCTGCCGGGATGTCGCGATCACGGATCTGAACATCATTACGTTCGAGGGAACCGGCGACGGCATCGACATCGTCGGCTGCGAAGACGTCACGGTGGCCGGCTGTTTCATCCGCTCGAACGACGATTGCATCGCGGTCAAGGCCGTCGGCTATTTCCATCCTGCCGGCTGCAAGGACGTCCGCAACGTGCATGTATCGGGCTGCGTCATGTGGAACGCGCCATGGGGCAACGCGCTCGAAATCGGCTACGAAACGAGCTGCGAGACGATCGAGAACATCGTGTTCGAGGATTGCGACATCATCCGCTGCGAATTCGAGGGCTGGCAGTCCGGCGGCACGTTCACGATCCATAACGGCGACCGCGCCGTCGTCCAGAACGTGCGCTACGACAATATTCGCATCGAGGATTCGCAGGAGAAGCTGGTCGATATCAAGGTGCTCCATTCCAAATATTCCAAGGACGAGGAGCGGGGCTTCGTCCGTAATATCCGCTTCAGCAACATCCACATCGTGGACGGTCCTTTTCCCGTATCCGTCATCCGCGGCTTCGACGAGGCCCATTTGATCGAGGACGTGTCGTTCACGAACCTCACCGCCTACGGGCAGCTGCTGCGCAGCGCGAACGAAGCGCGAATGGTCGTCGAGCTTGCGAGAGGGATTACGTTTGAATAA
- a CDS encoding MFS transporter encodes MRKLTFRLNDILLLLVVFGGFLIFGFSENIKGPAIPRMQADFGLDEGQLGMLLALNSLGYLVACSFTSALSRRIGIKWTGVAAFGSMAVSGVLMHAASGYGFLSASYFLMYIGNGMLEIGLAIMAARIFTRNTGTMMNVAHFFYGLSSIVAPLIAASMMGWHVPGGGTLGWRGMYLIMLALAVLPIIPSLWGKFPEEEKHESGEQTSYRALMRDPIAWLIVAILSFGVVSELAVGSWLVNFLEKAYGWSMSDASGMLSAFFLFFTLARLFLGPVTDRIGYTLSVMIFAAFSGLCSLAAIAIGEQGAILFAIAGAGIAPIYPTVMAMITKRYPRGTDTAITFTVTLMGIASVIGNLFIGFVIDFVRGIFEGSDGSDRGRILGLQAGYEFIAAMALLCSICCVVLYVKLRRRGEVV; translated from the coding sequence TTGCGAAAACTTACGTTCCGATTAAACGACATTCTCTTGCTGCTCGTCGTGTTCGGCGGCTTCCTGATCTTCGGCTTCTCTGAAAATATCAAAGGACCCGCCATCCCCCGCATGCAGGCGGATTTCGGCTTGGACGAGGGGCAGCTCGGCATGCTGCTCGCGCTCAATTCGCTCGGTTATCTCGTGGCTTGTTCGTTCACGTCGGCTTTGTCGAGGCGCATCGGCATCAAGTGGACGGGCGTTGCGGCGTTCGGTTCGATGGCCGTCTCGGGCGTGCTCATGCACGCGGCATCCGGCTACGGATTTCTCTCGGCCTCATATTTCCTGATGTATATCGGCAACGGCATGCTGGAGATCGGGCTGGCGATTATGGCCGCCCGGATTTTCACCCGCAACACGGGGACGATGATGAACGTGGCGCATTTCTTCTACGGGCTGAGCTCGATCGTCGCCCCGCTGATCGCCGCCTCCATGATGGGCTGGCATGTACCCGGCGGCGGAACGCTGGGCTGGCGCGGGATGTACTTGATCATGCTTGCGCTGGCGGTGCTGCCGATCATTCCGTCGCTATGGGGCAAGTTCCCGGAAGAGGAGAAGCATGAATCGGGGGAGCAGACCTCGTACCGGGCGCTGATGCGCGATCCGATTGCCTGGCTGATCGTCGCGATCCTGTCGTTCGGCGTCGTCTCCGAGCTTGCGGTGGGGAGCTGGCTGGTCAACTTCCTGGAGAAAGCGTACGGCTGGAGCATGAGCGACGCGTCCGGCATGCTGTCCGCCTTCTTCCTCTTCTTCACGCTCGCCCGGCTGTTCCTCGGTCCGGTGACCGACCGTATCGGCTATACGCTGTCGGTGATGATTTTCGCTGCGTTCTCCGGGCTGTGCAGCCTGGCGGCGATCGCGATCGGCGAGCAGGGCGCGATTCTGTTTGCGATCGCGGGCGCAGGCATTGCGCCGATCTACCCGACGGTGATGGCGATGATCACGAAGCGCTATCCGCGGGGAACGGATACGGCGATCACGTTCACGGTTACGCTGATGGGCATTGCCAGCGTCATCGGAAATCTCTTCATCGGATTTGTCATTGATTTTGTCCGCGGCATATTCGAGGGAAGCGACGGCTCGGACCGGGGACGTATCCTTGGCCTGCAGGCCGGGTACGAGTTCATCGCCGCCATGGCGCTGCTCTGCTCAATCTGCTGCGTGGTGCTCTACGTGAAGCTGCGCAGGCGGGGCGAAGTGGTGTGA
- a CDS encoding glycoside hydrolase family protein, whose protein sequence is MSHLQGNTEAPLYADLVIEQGDASQPFSWGRVNRFAIGFEIAAGAGEGELVSAVSSAIGRGVRIYVGSTSEMEALSLIAEMHTDARTEPLSLSIPWARIGDGRHDVLLHDEGHAVRLYVDGILVDEDWPMGTVDWSDAAVRAYAGTANIILSRDAAAPEAEGAELEGQAELAERYLGKEPATVQYWRPRGMRTGVGDCMPFFDGTTFRLYYLYDRRGHASKWGLGAHQWGQISTKDFIHWEHHPIAVGITEEGEGSICTGSVFLKDGIYYAYYAVRAVDGSPARLTYAVSEDGIRFAKTDAEIRLSARFTLSSVRDPHVFQDADGTYHMLVTTSLVAPGLGGEVNHQGCLVHLVSDNLTEWEERGPFIVPGYHDEPECSDIFEWNGWYYLIFSNDGLARYRHSRTMAGPWLRPAMDVLDCVQWRVPKTAPFPEDRRIAAGFLSSPGQYAGELVFRELVQHADGSLGLAFVPELREASGPALSIDSCTLADFNGFVSRSIGAFQSDYVLAFDVTAQYPNMYFGFSVSGAAGFADGHDVRFEPSARKVGVHRIRARSLQEDESSSIYHVEGLTEKVSVEAVVKSGWIDLCVNGSRTLISRIDGANGHLHLRFFAQFGSAAFEGVSVRPLAVE, encoded by the coding sequence ATGAGCCATTTACAGGGGAATACAGAGGCGCCGTTGTACGCCGATTTGGTCATTGAACAAGGCGATGCGTCGCAGCCGTTCAGTTGGGGACGCGTGAACCGCTTCGCGATCGGCTTTGAAATCGCGGCGGGAGCCGGCGAGGGAGAATTGGTCAGCGCGGTTTCCTCCGCAATAGGCCGAGGGGTACGAATTTACGTGGGGTCGACGTCTGAGATGGAAGCGCTATCCTTGATTGCGGAGATGCATACGGACGCACGGACGGAGCCGCTTTCGCTGTCCATTCCATGGGCGCGTATCGGGGACGGACGTCACGACGTGCTGCTGCATGATGAGGGACATGCGGTTCGGCTGTACGTGGATGGCATTCTCGTCGACGAGGATTGGCCGATGGGAACCGTCGATTGGAGCGATGCAGCCGTTCGGGCGTATGCCGGCACTGCCAATATCATCCTAAGCAGGGATGCGGCAGCGCCCGAAGCTGAGGGTGCCGAACTTGAGGGGCAGGCGGAGCTTGCCGAACGCTATCTAGGCAAAGAGCCGGCAACGGTGCAGTACTGGCGTCCGCGCGGCATGCGAACGGGCGTCGGCGACTGCATGCCGTTCTTCGACGGCACGACGTTCCGGCTCTATTATCTCTACGACCGGCGCGGCCATGCCAGCAAGTGGGGGCTCGGCGCGCATCAATGGGGGCAAATCTCGACGAAGGATTTTATCCATTGGGAGCATCACCCCATCGCGGTGGGCATTACGGAAGAAGGAGAAGGATCGATCTGTACGGGCTCCGTCTTCTTGAAAGACGGGATCTATTACGCCTACTATGCCGTCCGGGCGGTCGACGGTTCGCCGGCACGCCTGACCTATGCAGTCAGCGAAGACGGTATCCGGTTCGCGAAGACAGATGCCGAGATCCGTCTGTCCGCGCGATTCACGCTTTCCTCGGTCCGCGACCCCCATGTGTTTCAAGATGCGGACGGGACGTACCATATGCTCGTGACGACGAGCCTTGTCGCGCCGGGCCTCGGCGGCGAAGTTAACCATCAGGGCTGCCTTGTCCATCTCGTATCGGACAATCTGACCGAATGGGAAGAGCGCGGACCGTTCATCGTTCCCGGCTATCACGACGAGCCGGAATGCTCGGATATCTTCGAGTGGAACGGCTGGTATTATCTCATCTTCAGCAATGACGGACTGGCGCGTTACCGGCATTCCCGCACGATGGCGGGGCCGTGGCTGCGGCCGGCGATGGACGTGCTCGACTGCGTGCAGTGGCGCGTTCCCAAGACGGCACCGTTCCCGGAAGATCGGCGCATCGCTGCAGGATTCTTGTCTTCGCCGGGCCAGTACGCCGGAGAGCTGGTCTTCCGCGAGCTGGTGCAGCATGCGGACGGCTCGCTCGGGCTGGCATTCGTGCCGGAGCTGAGAGAGGCGTCAGGTCCGGCGCTGTCGATCGATAGCTGCACGCTGGCTGACTTCAACGGATTCGTCTCGCGCAGCATCGGGGCGTTTCAGTCAGACTATGTGCTCGCGTTCGACGTCACCGCGCAGTATCCGAACATGTACTTCGGCTTCTCCGTTTCGGGAGCGGCAGGTTTCGCGGACGGTCACGACGTTCGTTTCGAACCGTCGGCCCGCAAGGTCGGCGTCCATCGTATCCGTGCGCGCTCGCTGCAGGAGGACGAATCGTCCTCCATCTATCACGTCGAGGGGCTGACGGAGAAGGTGTCCGTGGAGGCGGTCGTCAAGTCCGGCTGGATCGACCTGTGCGTCAACGGCAGCCGGACGCTGATCTCCAGAATCGACGGCGCAAACGGGCATCTTCATCTGCGCTTCTTCGCCCAATTCGGGTCGGCGGCGTTTGAAGGCGTGTCCGTACGGCCATTGGCTGTGGAGTAA
- a CDS encoding zinc-binding dehydrogenase, producing the protein MGKRMDFIAPKEIAFHEVEEKQLAAGEVRLTTLYSGISAGTQLTAYRGINPFVHKQFNNELRVFEPRTEPSSSLYPVHGGWGYEEVGVVSEVGPEVTGVSEGDVVYGTWGHRSSHVVTGQFAKDHLLPAGLDPVAGIYSQMGAIALNAILDADIHLGETVAIFGQGVPGQLAAQLARLNGSRVIVVDLDDYRLGFSERLGADHTINSSSCDVAKRIKELTRGMGADIAIEFTGVSAALHEAIRCLAYNGRVVTAGFYQEGATQLYLGEEFHHNRAQLICSQISGINPQLTHRWDRLRMERTVMELAQSGRLKLTELITHRVPFGQAADAYRMLDAQSEPALQVVLQF; encoded by the coding sequence ATGGGCAAACGAATGGATTTTATCGCGCCGAAGGAAATCGCGTTTCATGAGGTGGAAGAGAAGCAGCTGGCGGCAGGCGAGGTCAGGCTGACGACGCTGTATTCGGGCATCAGCGCAGGCACGCAGCTGACGGCCTATCGCGGCATCAATCCGTTCGTGCATAAGCAATTCAACAACGAGCTGCGGGTTTTCGAACCGCGCACGGAGCCTTCATCTTCGCTGTACCCGGTTCATGGCGGCTGGGGCTATGAGGAGGTTGGCGTCGTTTCCGAAGTTGGGCCCGAGGTAACCGGTGTCAGTGAAGGAGATGTCGTATACGGCACATGGGGACATCGTTCTTCGCATGTCGTCACGGGGCAATTCGCCAAGGATCACCTGCTGCCGGCGGGACTCGACCCGGTCGCGGGCATCTATTCGCAAATGGGCGCTATCGCGCTGAACGCCATTCTGGATGCGGACATTCATCTCGGCGAAACGGTCGCCATCTTCGGGCAGGGAGTGCCCGGCCAGCTAGCGGCGCAATTGGCGCGGCTGAACGGATCGCGCGTGATCGTCGTCGATTTGGACGACTATCGGCTGGGTTTCTCCGAACGTCTGGGCGCGGATCATACGATCAATTCAAGCAGCTGCGACGTGGCCAAACGCATTAAGGAACTGACGCGGGGCATGGGCGCGGATATCGCGATCGAGTTCACCGGCGTTTCCGCGGCACTGCATGAGGCGATCCGTTGTCTCGCGTATAACGGCCGCGTCGTGACGGCCGGATTCTATCAAGAGGGCGCAACGCAGCTGTATCTAGGCGAGGAGTTTCATCACAACCGCGCGCAGCTCATCTGTTCGCAGATCAGCGGCATCAATCCGCAGCTCACGCACCGCTGGGACCGGCTTCGGATGGAGCGCACCGTCATGGAACTGGCGCAATCCGGCCGGTTGAAACTGACGGAGCTGATCACGCACCGCGTGCCGTTCGGGCAGGCGGCGGACGCGTACCGGATGCTGGATGCGCAGTCGGAGCCTGCTTTGCAAGTCGTGCTGCAGTTTTAA